In Saprospiraceae bacterium, a genomic segment contains:
- a CDS encoding 4Fe-4S dicluster domain-containing protein has product MKHNESNIWIGEKDLLQDEKFILETQSEFVDEPGFAVVEDERIGSLEANRRDFLKMLGFGIGAATLASCEIPVKKAIPYIIKPDTIVPGIANYYASSFVNGGDYCSVLVKTREGRPIKIEGNAASPITKGGTSARVQASVLSLYDYNRIQGPGIMKDGKVELIDWSAFDKEITDKLNANSKIRIVSSTIMSPSALKAVSEFSTKYPNTKHIMYDAVSSAALLDAAKLCFGERVVPDYRFDQADVIISFNADFLGSWISPIEYAAQYASKRSLKGGQYQMNKHIQVESHLSLTGSNADNRILVRPSEQSAAIAHLYNEIAAKSGRQVQPAPALNDKAKQALSKLAGQLIDQKSKSLIVCGNNNPGDQILVFAINDMLGNINKTVRFERVSYQRKGSDLDVQQLMADMKASQVDAVIIWNANPCYDLPNAAEFAEGLSKVGLSISLNPTLDETTSKCQYVAPDHHYLESWGDVEAKSGQFSFIQPTIHPIFKTRQAGESFLNWCMSPNLNHQVEQPYYEYLLKNWAEKTGAETANMQTNWDRLLHDGLFETATNERLLVCNADITLAFSKLAKPSESALEISFYESISIGSGVYATNPWLQELPDPVMRTVWGNYLAVPISFDGDRRFNAMSNVKEDGEEVELTIGNVKIKIAAVKQFGQMAGTVAIALGYGRQIAGDCGTGVGTDFNSHCTSADGYTQYYNTSASLSESLKSIEKNFACVQHHHTFGVTAVETSSGKVINADEAALVDDAFKGITKGYQGALTDRSIIRHSNLKDIKENVEKLQKEREHHQHLNSNTLYPGHDYKYNSGHHWGLHIDLNSCIGCGACAVACMAENNVPVVGKKEVSRHHEMSWLRIDRYYYGDVERPNVVYQPMMCQHCNNAPCENVCPVNATNHSSEGLNQMAYNRCVGTRYCANNCPYKVRRFNWYDYTTADLFPVNQYNLANEKTQPFYSDNLVRMVLNPDVTVRSRGVIEKCSFCVQRIQEGKLNAKKEQRTLRDQDVKTACQTSCPTGAITFGDINNQEGELHSKLQNPLNYIVLEEINVKSVVNYTMKVNNRDETLDA; this is encoded by the coding sequence ATGAAACATAACGAATCAAATATTTGGATAGGCGAGAAGGACTTATTGCAGGACGAAAAATTTATTTTAGAAACGCAAAGTGAATTTGTGGACGAGCCTGGGTTTGCGGTAGTAGAAGATGAACGCATTGGTAGTTTAGAAGCAAACAGAAGAGACTTTTTGAAAATGCTTGGATTTGGAATTGGTGCAGCTACGCTAGCTTCATGTGAAATTCCTGTAAAAAAAGCAATTCCATATATCATCAAACCGGATACCATTGTTCCAGGTATCGCTAATTATTATGCTTCTAGTTTTGTGAACGGTGGCGATTATTGTTCTGTTTTGGTTAAAACTAGAGAGGGCCGTCCTATTAAAATAGAAGGAAATGCAGCTTCGCCAATAACAAAAGGTGGTACCAGTGCCAGAGTTCAGGCTTCAGTTCTGAGTTTGTACGATTACAACAGAATCCAAGGTCCCGGAATCATGAAAGATGGTAAAGTTGAATTGATTGATTGGTCAGCTTTCGATAAAGAAATAACGGACAAATTAAATGCGAATAGTAAGATCCGTATTGTGAGTTCTACGATCATGAGTCCATCAGCACTTAAGGCGGTCTCTGAATTCTCCACGAAATATCCAAATACAAAACACATTATGTACGATGCAGTTTCAAGTGCTGCATTGTTGGATGCTGCGAAATTGTGTTTTGGGGAACGCGTGGTTCCGGATTATAGATTTGACCAGGCAGATGTCATCATAAGTTTTAATGCGGATTTCTTAGGAAGCTGGATTTCTCCAATTGAGTATGCCGCTCAATATGCGAGTAAGCGTTCTTTGAAAGGTGGGCAATATCAAATGAATAAACATATTCAGGTAGAATCACACCTTTCGCTTACGGGTTCGAATGCGGACAATCGGATATTAGTTAGACCTTCCGAACAAAGTGCTGCAATTGCACACTTATATAATGAAATTGCTGCAAAGAGTGGAAGACAAGTTCAACCAGCTCCGGCTTTAAATGATAAAGCCAAGCAAGCACTTTCTAAATTGGCTGGTCAATTGATCGATCAGAAATCCAAATCTTTAATTGTATGTGGAAATAATAATCCCGGCGATCAGATATTGGTATTTGCCATTAATGATATGTTGGGAAATATCAATAAAACAGTTCGGTTTGAGCGTGTTTCTTATCAACGCAAAGGGAGTGATTTGGATGTGCAGCAATTGATGGCAGATATGAAAGCTTCTCAAGTAGACGCCGTTATTATCTGGAACGCGAACCCCTGTTATGACCTCCCTAATGCTGCTGAATTTGCAGAAGGACTGTCTAAGGTTGGCTTGTCTATTAGCCTGAATCCAACTCTCGATGAAACCACTTCTAAATGCCAATATGTTGCACCAGATCATCACTATTTGGAATCATGGGGAGATGTTGAAGCTAAAAGTGGTCAATTTAGTTTTATTCAACCCACCATACATCCCATCTTTAAAACGCGACAGGCTGGTGAGTCCTTTTTGAATTGGTGTATGAGCCCTAACTTAAACCATCAAGTTGAGCAACCTTATTACGAGTATTTGTTAAAAAACTGGGCTGAGAAAACTGGAGCAGAGACCGCCAATATGCAAACCAATTGGGATCGGTTACTCCACGACGGGTTGTTTGAGACTGCTACTAACGAACGTTTGTTAGTTTGTAATGCAGATATTACTTTGGCATTTTCAAAATTGGCTAAACCATCTGAAAGTGCTTTGGAAATAAGCTTTTATGAAAGTATCAGTATTGGATCCGGAGTTTATGCAACCAATCCGTGGTTGCAGGAGTTGCCTGATCCGGTGATGCGAACGGTATGGGGAAATTATCTGGCAGTACCGATCTCCTTTGATGGCGACAGAAGATTTAATGCGATGAGCAATGTCAAGGAAGATGGAGAAGAAGTTGAATTAACCATTGGCAATGTAAAAATTAAAATAGCCGCGGTCAAACAATTCGGCCAGATGGCTGGAACAGTGGCAATTGCTTTGGGTTACGGTCGTCAGATAGCAGGTGATTGCGGAACCGGAGTAGGTACTGATTTTAATTCGCATTGCACAAGTGCGGATGGTTATACACAGTATTATAATACCAGTGCCAGTCTCTCTGAATCTCTTAAATCTATAGAGAAGAATTTTGCTTGTGTACAACACCATCACACTTTTGGTGTGACGGCGGTTGAAACCAGCTCTGGAAAAGTGATTAATGCCGATGAAGCTGCTTTAGTGGATGATGCTTTTAAAGGAATCACCAAAGGATATCAAGGTGCATTGACAGATCGTTCTATCATTCGGCATTCAAATCTAAAAGATATCAAAGAAAACGTTGAGAAGCTCCAAAAGGAACGCGAGCACCATCAACATTTAAATTCGAATACGCTTTATCCGGGACATGATTATAAATACAATTCCGGCCACCATTGGGGCTTGCATATTGACCTCAATTCGTGTATTGGTTGTGGCGCATGTGCTGTAGCTTGTATGGCTGAAAACAATGTGCCTGTTGTAGGAAAGAAAGAAGTTTCAAGACATCATGAAATGTCATGGTTGCGTATTGACAGATATTATTACGGAGATGTTGAAAGACCAAATGTAGTCTATCAGCCTATGATGTGTCAGCATTGTAATAATGCACCTTGCGAAAACGTATGTCCAGTAAATGCCACCAATCACTCTTCAGAAGGATTGAACCAAATGGCCTATAACAGATGTGTAGGCACTCGATATTGTGCCAATAACTGTCCTTATAAAGTGAGAAGATTCAACTGGTACGATTATACTACAGCGGATTTATTTCCTGTAAATCAATACAATCTTGCCAATGAAAAGACGCAACCCTTTTATTCTGATAATTTGGTTCGCATGGTATTGAATCCGGATGTAACAGTGAGATCAAGAGGTGTCATTGAAAAATGCTCATTCTGTGTACAACGCATACAGGAAGGAAAATTGAATGCTAAAAAAGAACAAAGGACTTTACGCGATCAGGATGTGAAGACCGCATGTCAAACTTCTTGCCCAACCGGTGCTATCACTTTTGGTGATATCAATAATCAGGAAGGCGAATTGCATTCAAAATTGCAGAACCCTTTGAATTATATAGTTCTTGAAGAAATTAACGTCAAATCTGTCGTCAACTATACGATGAAAGTCAACAACAGAGACGAAACTTTAGATGCATAA